The following proteins are encoded in a genomic region of Synechococcus sp. CBW1002:
- a CDS encoding IS110 family transposase gives MSAATAHAPEISTGHDVVVGIDTHKLTHMAVALGANGGWLGSLKLDAKRSGYQELIRWAAAFGSNPVFAVEGTGCYGAGLCRALQAAGMAVVEVNRPDRSTRRRIGKDDTIDAEAAARACIAGTASVIPKAGDALVEMIRMLKVAKDSATANRTAALNQLHAIVVTAPAALRERLQRLKRKELLESCTGLRSGEITTPQAAAKMTLRILARRIQQLDEELKETVTQLDRLTMQLCPELRNTYGVGVDISATLVVAVGDNQERMKSEASFAALCGVNPLPASSGKVVRHRLNRSGNRQANCALHRIVICRLQRHQQTREYVERRTAEGRSMKEIIRCLKRFVAREVFGILRGGPAVRTATA, from the coding sequence ATGAGCGCAGCGACAGCACATGCCCCCGAGATCAGCACTGGCCACGATGTGGTGGTCGGCATTGACACCCACAAACTCACGCACATGGCGGTGGCCCTGGGCGCCAATGGCGGCTGGCTGGGCAGCCTCAAGCTGGATGCCAAACGCAGTGGCTACCAGGAGCTGATCCGCTGGGCCGCAGCATTCGGCTCCAACCCGGTATTCGCCGTGGAGGGAACCGGTTGCTACGGCGCCGGGCTCTGCCGCGCCCTGCAGGCCGCAGGGATGGCAGTGGTAGAAGTGAACCGGCCGGATCGCTCCACGCGGCGGCGCATCGGTAAGGACGACACCATCGATGCGGAGGCCGCAGCACGGGCCTGTATCGCCGGAACGGCCAGCGTCATCCCCAAGGCGGGCGACGCTTTGGTGGAGATGATCCGCATGCTCAAGGTGGCCAAGGATTCGGCCACCGCGAACCGCACCGCAGCCCTCAATCAGCTGCACGCCATCGTGGTGACGGCGCCGGCAGCGTTGCGGGAACGGCTGCAGCGGCTCAAGAGAAAGGAGCTGCTCGAAAGCTGCACAGGCCTGCGTTCTGGCGAGATCACCACCCCTCAGGCGGCCGCCAAGATGACCCTGCGCATCCTGGCGCGCCGCATCCAGCAGCTGGATGAGGAGCTCAAGGAAACCGTCACGCAGCTGGATCGACTGACCATGCAGCTGTGCCCCGAGCTGCGGAACACCTACGGCGTGGGTGTGGACATCAGTGCCACCCTCGTTGTGGCAGTTGGCGACAACCAGGAACGGATGAAATCCGAGGCGTCATTCGCTGCCCTCTGTGGCGTCAATCCACTGCCCGCCAGTTCGGGCAAGGTGGTGCGGCACCGGCTGAACCGCAGCGGCAACCGCCAGGCCAACTGCGCCCTGCACCGCATCGTGATCTGCCGGCTGCAGCGGCATCAGCAGACCCGGGAGTACGTCGAACGACGCACGGCAGAAGGACGCTCGATGAAGGAGATCATCCGCTGCCTCAAGCGGTTCGTCGCCCGCGAGGTGTTCGGCATCCTGCGCGGCGGTCCCGCCGTTCGCACCGCAACGGCCTGA
- a CDS encoding terminase, which translates to MSASTPATATPAVGLQAATPTEGGLLLPELDPWGDGGLLLLPTSAKVEPSEPQTLRSFIAEAYPRYGFHRWAEVLIELLQQVADGQLSRLIVTCPPRLGKSLLVSKLFPAYFLQRYPHLFAAIASYSAELAYAHSREARHFYRVTGHLLARDSAAVGNWLTRQRGGCIAAGVDGPFTGKGYSLGVIDDPYKGPGDAASPALRQKLIDWLRSVWLTRAEPASVLGPDGREQPNLSAQVVVLTRWDHQDVIGWLLEQELGEAPQHWTVLDLPAIAEEPTERAKLPPTCTLIPDWRPAGEALCPERFPLPELLKIRARLGAYWWAALYQQRPSPASGSIFLRQWIRPPLPREEGSQRQYALLALSCDLSFKGEAESDYCGFCLAGLLAPPVRNAIPRTGEPQGQMTTAALEIEVLWAARHRFGLPEVIRFLLGCLEALEQQGLRPNAVLIEDAANGPAVLQSLRRRVPGMLPITARGSKETRAHAVAPLVEAGQIRFHHRAQPLVEEAIRFPKGSKDLVDAFCHGALWLEGRYWKAQGIQPVVTPLLVSR; encoded by the coding sequence GTGAGTGCAAGCACCCCCGCCACCGCGACGCCAGCCGTGGGGCTTCAGGCTGCCACCCCCACCGAAGGTGGGTTGCTGCTGCCGGAGCTTGACCCCTGGGGCGATGGCGGCCTGCTGCTCCTCCCCACGTCCGCCAAGGTCGAGCCTTCGGAACCCCAAACCCTGCGCAGTTTCATCGCTGAGGCCTACCCCCGCTACGGCTTCCACCGCTGGGCCGAGGTGTTGATCGAACTGCTCCAGCAGGTGGCCGATGGCCAGCTGAGCCGGCTGATCGTCACCTGTCCGCCGCGGCTGGGGAAGAGCCTCCTGGTCTCCAAGCTGTTCCCGGCTTACTTCCTGCAGCGCTACCCGCATCTCTTCGCGGCGATTGCCTCGTACTCGGCCGAGCTGGCCTACGCCCACTCCCGAGAAGCCCGCCACTTTTACCGGGTGACCGGCCACCTGCTGGCCCGCGACTCGGCGGCGGTGGGCAACTGGCTGACGCGGCAGCGGGGCGGCTGCATTGCTGCCGGCGTCGATGGCCCGTTCACCGGCAAGGGCTACAGCCTGGGGGTCATCGACGACCCCTACAAGGGCCCTGGCGATGCCGCCAGCCCGGCGCTGCGGCAGAAGCTGATCGACTGGCTGCGCTCGGTGTGGCTCACCCGCGCCGAACCTGCGTCGGTGCTGGGCCCGGACGGCAGGGAGCAGCCAAACCTCTCGGCCCAGGTGGTGGTGCTCACGCGCTGGGACCACCAGGATGTGATCGGCTGGCTGCTGGAGCAGGAGCTGGGGGAGGCGCCGCAGCACTGGACCGTGCTGGACCTGCCGGCCATCGCTGAGGAGCCAACCGAGCGGGCCAAGCTGCCGCCCACCTGCACCCTGATCCCCGACTGGCGGCCGGCGGGAGAGGCGCTGTGTCCTGAGCGGTTCCCCCTGCCGGAACTGCTCAAGATCCGCGCTCGCCTGGGGGCCTACTGGTGGGCGGCGCTGTACCAGCAGCGGCCGAGCCCGGCGAGCGGATCGATCTTCCTGCGGCAGTGGATTCGGCCGCCCCTCCCCCGTGAGGAGGGCAGCCAGCGCCAGTACGCGCTGCTGGCGCTCTCCTGTGACCTCAGCTTCAAGGGGGAGGCGGAGAGCGACTACTGCGGCTTCTGCCTGGCCGGCTTGCTGGCACCACCGGTCCGGAATGCCATCCCCCGAACGGGTGAACCGCAGGGGCAAATGACCACGGCGGCACTGGAGATCGAGGTGCTCTGGGCCGCTCGGCACCGCTTTGGCCTGCCGGAGGTGATCCGTTTCCTGCTGGGCTGTCTGGAGGCGCTGGAGCAGCAGGGGCTGCGCCCCAATGCCGTGCTGATCGAGGACGCCGCCAACGGGCCGGCGGTGCTGCAGTCCCTGCGGCGGCGGGTGCCGGGGATGCTGCCGATCACTGCGAGAGGCAGTAAGGAAACCCGCGCCCATGCCGTCGCCCCCCTGGTGGAGGCCGGGCAGATCCGCTTTCACCACCGTGCTCAGCCGCTGGTGGAGGAAGCCATACGCTTCCCCAAGGGCAGCAAAGACCTGGTGGATGCCTTCTGCCACGGTGCCCTGTGGCTGGAGGGTCGCTACTGGAAGGCCCAGGGCATCCAGCCGGTGGTGACGCCGCTGCTGGTAAGTCGGTGA
- a CDS encoding sigma-70 family RNA polymerase sigma factor: MSEPMVSAVRENPRPSLVASPGAAVLAPAVVQLVLPITVVLIGDATEVERMLRQRRYRRPACHARAQQLEINLQEPERHHPRAQGQRPRRCRPRRQRPMRPHAAADALALEHMDLAEKIAGNFARRTIHPKEDLLQLAMIGLIKAARRYDPSRGLFRPYGRTYANGEITHFLRDNGFLLKVPPTWRELHARGQRLLTSGVGVMEMLQRLEISREQWVQIAEACSVRVVAFPVD; encoded by the coding sequence GTGAGCGAGCCAATGGTGTCCGCGGTGCGGGAAAATCCCAGGCCATCGCTTGTGGCGAGCCCAGGGGCTGCTGTGCTGGCGCCGGCCGTGGTGCAGCTGGTGCTGCCGATCACGGTGGTGCTCATCGGCGATGCCACCGAGGTGGAGCGAATGCTGCGGCAACGGCGCTACCGCAGGCCGGCCTGCCACGCCCGAGCGCAGCAGCTGGAGATCAACCTCCAGGAACCGGAGCGTCACCACCCCAGAGCCCAGGGTCAGCGGCCACGGCGCTGCAGACCCCGTCGCCAGCGCCCGATGCGGCCCCATGCCGCGGCCGATGCCCTGGCTCTGGAGCACATGGATCTGGCGGAGAAGATCGCTGGCAACTTCGCGCGGCGCACCATCCATCCCAAGGAGGATCTGCTGCAGCTGGCGATGATCGGGCTGATCAAGGCGGCGCGGCGCTACGACCCGTCACGTGGCCTATTCCGGCCTTACGGGCGCACCTATGCCAATGGGGAGATCACGCACTTTTTGCGGGACAACGGCTTCCTGCTGAAGGTGCCGCCGACATGGCGGGAGCTGCATGCGCGGGGGCAGCGGTTGCTGACCTCAGGGGTGGGAGTGATGGAGATGCTGCAGCGATTGGAGATCAGTCGCGAGCAGTGGGTTCAGATTGCTGAGGCCTGCTCAGTGCGGGTGGTTGCATTCCCTGTTGATTAA
- a CDS encoding DUF4055 domain-containing protein, whose protein sequence is MPTTRRRRTTTPCSSSSPPAPQAQPPAQPPWLEHPILSGLRDRLQLVYDCWTLLELPDGTSRRPVYLPRGIEEPETCYLKRLEAARPTGFYRDALRTYAGMLSRLVWQELPDSLTRVATDVDGQGTDLGVFLFLADLLTLRDGGCLILQLPPQHRWPSEGDRLEALAKGDRLSLPRLQLVPRGDLLNWRLPTDGSTGAPASGPVEIVWREPRRQALPPRYSSDHAAVPTVVLDAHGGLVPDPQAWLYRSLAVGDDGLLLRSWQANPNPGAADGYDVVPVGEPSLLPQRFDLPALWYSVDGTAFGEGDLPHLGLAHQYLNHYRCRSEYEDLLSRTALPVGVRTGLVDAYGFRRSDGALGSGAAAGGTDAQRPQRLVLSTSSFMDLPEGATFQWVEIEARSLAEHRAYLQQLEDAMRRDALIPAGGQGPARTELEISLTAGQSFAVLQSLAGQKRSMLSTLLRQWTRLTGEKLSDTPACSVEICPLAPPQPPRKPQPSVQEWLVLHERGVIDGAELRQQLGLGEPNGGRGS, encoded by the coding sequence GTGCCCACTACCCGGCGCCGCAGGACAACTACCCCCTGCAGCTCCTCCTCGCCACCAGCGCCGCAGGCTCAGCCACCTGCCCAGCCCCCCTGGCTGGAACACCCCATCCTCTCGGGCCTGAGAGACCGCCTGCAGCTGGTCTACGACTGCTGGACCCTGCTGGAGCTCCCCGACGGCACCAGCCGCCGGCCGGTGTATTTGCCCCGCGGCATCGAGGAGCCCGAGACCTGCTACCTCAAGCGGCTGGAAGCTGCCCGCCCCACCGGCTTCTACCGCGATGCCCTGCGCACCTACGCGGGGATGCTGTCGCGACTTGTCTGGCAGGAGCTGCCCGACTCGCTGACCAGGGTGGCCACCGATGTGGACGGCCAGGGCACGGACCTGGGGGTGTTCCTGTTCCTGGCCGACCTGCTCACCCTGCGCGATGGCGGCTGCCTGATCCTGCAGCTGCCGCCCCAGCACCGCTGGCCCTCAGAAGGGGACCGGCTGGAGGCCCTGGCCAAAGGCGATCGGCTCTCCCTGCCGCGGCTGCAGCTGGTGCCCCGGGGCGACCTGCTCAACTGGCGCCTGCCCACCGACGGCTCCACCGGTGCTCCGGCGTCGGGGCCGGTGGAGATCGTCTGGCGGGAACCGCGCCGCCAGGCCCTGCCGCCCCGCTACTCCAGCGACCATGCCGCCGTGCCCACGGTGGTGCTCGACGCCCACGGCGGGCTGGTGCCCGATCCACAGGCCTGGCTCTACCGCAGCCTGGCGGTGGGCGATGACGGCCTGCTGCTGCGCAGCTGGCAGGCCAACCCCAACCCCGGCGCCGCCGATGGCTACGACGTGGTGCCGGTGGGGGAGCCTTCGCTGCTGCCCCAGCGCTTTGACCTGCCCGCCCTCTGGTACTCGGTGGATGGCACCGCCTTTGGTGAGGGCGATCTGCCCCACCTGGGGCTGGCGCACCAGTACCTCAACCACTACCGCTGCCGCAGCGAATACGAGGACCTTCTCTCGCGCACTGCCCTGCCGGTGGGTGTGCGCACGGGCCTGGTGGATGCCTACGGCTTCCGCCGCAGTGATGGGGCACTCGGCTCTGGTGCGGCTGCCGGCGGAACTGATGCTCAACGCCCCCAGCGGCTGGTGCTCTCCACCTCCTCCTTCATGGACCTGCCCGAGGGGGCCACGTTCCAGTGGGTCGAAATCGAGGCCCGGTCGCTGGCGGAGCATCGGGCCTACCTGCAGCAGCTGGAAGACGCCATGCGTCGCGATGCCCTGATCCCGGCCGGCGGCCAGGGCCCGGCCCGCACCGAGCTGGAGATTTCCCTGACTGCTGGCCAGAGCTTTGCGGTGCTGCAGTCGCTGGCGGGTCAGAAGCGCTCGATGCTCAGCACCCTGCTGCGCCAGTGGACCCGCCTCACCGGCGAGAAGCTCTCCGACACACCGGCCTGCAGCGTGGAGATCTGCCCACTGGCGCCGCCCCAGCCACCGCGCAAGCCCCAGCCCTCGGTGCAGGAGTGGCTGGTGCTGCATGAACGGGGTGTGATCGATGGGGCCGAGCTGCGCCAGCAGCTGGGGCTGGGCGAGCCCAACGGGGGCAGAGGCAGCTGA
- a CDS encoding LysM peptidoglycan-binding domain-containing protein — MELPLSPLNQGLNPLRGAPLWGQLVSLPAAASAIDSRIAQPAALPLWLALQPYANARLCLFEVDRPDSRNPVPIRRHVIDCFLEQSGIVSGYNDTALTDPGDVLLRGYLCRAAILPVSTSNTFDWLAAEQDWATPGFRDEAPLPWDPSLLGTVQAPCQGVMWLGDLALLQPQGGLPSGGRAQFAGCQVMHFGADYGPGGIGLLLQPLLGEAIQLVLRPHSVLVLRDGDTLNLIAERYGTTVATLRRINPQLESTQTIIAVEGDSLAVLAGRYGTTESKLRSLNPVLQQSETYISAEGETLSSVAAEQNLSLTLLRQFNPELSSWPSEEPLPAGTTLLLPVYRSTTSIPAGMQLLVPGYMPSTPLPAGEWIYLPARRSAPVLDELPEQGF; from the coding sequence ATGGAGCTACCCCTCTCGCCACTCAACCAGGGCCTCAACCCCCTGCGGGGTGCGCCGCTGTGGGGCCAGTTGGTCTCCCTGCCTGCAGCCGCTTCAGCGATTGACAGCCGGATAGCTCAGCCCGCGGCTCTGCCCCTGTGGCTGGCGCTGCAGCCCTACGCCAATGCCCGCCTCTGCCTGTTCGAGGTGGACCGGCCTGACAGCCGCAATCCGGTTCCAATCCGCCGGCATGTGATCGATTGCTTCCTCGAGCAGAGCGGCATCGTCAGCGGCTACAACGACACCGCCCTCACCGACCCTGGGGACGTGTTGCTGCGCGGCTACCTCTGCCGGGCGGCGATCCTGCCGGTGAGCACCAGCAACACCTTCGATTGGCTGGCGGCTGAGCAGGACTGGGCCACCCCAGGCTTCCGCGACGAGGCGCCGCTGCCCTGGGACCCGTCGTTGCTGGGAACTGTGCAGGCTCCTTGTCAGGGTGTGATGTGGCTGGGGGACCTGGCCCTGCTCCAGCCCCAGGGCGGACTTCCCTCGGGGGGACGGGCCCAGTTCGCCGGTTGCCAGGTGATGCACTTCGGGGCGGACTACGGCCCGGGCGGCATCGGCCTGCTGCTGCAGCCGTTGCTGGGGGAAGCGATCCAGCTGGTGCTCAGACCCCACAGCGTGCTGGTGCTGCGCGATGGCGACACCTTGAACCTGATCGCTGAGCGCTACGGCACCACCGTGGCCACCCTGCGGCGGATCAACCCCCAGCTGGAGAGCACCCAGACGATCATCGCCGTCGAGGGCGACTCCCTGGCGGTGCTGGCCGGTCGCTATGGCACCACCGAAAGCAAGCTGCGCAGCCTCAACCCGGTGCTGCAGCAGAGCGAGACCTACATCAGCGCCGAAGGCGAAACGCTCAGCAGCGTGGCGGCCGAGCAGAACCTCAGCCTCACTCTGCTGCGCCAGTTCAACCCGGAGCTGAGCAGCTGGCCCAGCGAGGAACCGCTGCCGGCTGGCACCACCCTGCTCCTGCCCGTCTACCGCTCCACCACTTCCATCCCGGCGGGGATGCAGTTGCTGGTGCCTGGCTACATGCCCTCAACCCCGCTGCCGGCGGGGGAGTGGATCTACCTGCCGGCCCGGCGCTCTGCTCCCGTGCTGGATGAGCTGCCTGAGCAGGGCTTTTGA